The Channa argus isolate prfri chromosome 22, Channa argus male v1.0, whole genome shotgun sequence genome has a window encoding:
- the LOC137108293 gene encoding histone H1-like, whose protein sequence is MAEEAPAQAAAPTAAAPGKAPAKSPKKKAASRPKKEGPSLPKLIVSAVAESKERKGTSLAALKKLLAAKGVDVTKANKRINITVTKLVTQGTLTQTKGTGASGSFKIAKKEPKAAKPAKKVVKKKAPVKAKKPSTKKPAAAKKPKAAAAKKPAAAKKSPKKVKKPAAAVKKSAKSPKKAAKSPKKVPKKAPAAKKAPVKKAAKPAAKPKAKKAAAKKK, encoded by the coding sequence ATGGCAGAAGAAGCTCCAGCTCAAGCAGCGGCTCCAACAGCAGCCGCCCCGGGTAAGGCTCCGGCTAAATCCCCGAAGAAGAAGGCCGCTTCCCGGCCTAAGAAGGAGGGACCTAGTCTGCCGAAGCTCATCGTCAGCGCTGTGGCCGAGTCCAAGGAGCGGAAGGGGACGTCGCTGGCGGCCCTGAAGAAGCTGTTGGCCGCTAAAGGGGTCGATGTGACCAAAGCCAACAAACGGATCAACATTACCGTCACTAAGCTGGTAACCCAGGGAACCCTGACCCAGACCAAGGGAACCGGCGCTTCCGGCTCCTTTAAGATCGCCAAGAAGGAGCCGAAAGCCGCTAAACCAGCGAAGAAAGTGGTGAAGAAGAAGGCTCCGGTTAAAGCCAAGAAGCCCTCCACCAAGAAACCCGCAGCCGCTAAAAAGCCCAAAGCGGCGGCAGCCAAAAAGCCAGCAGCCGCTAAGAAATCCCCTAAGAAGGTGAAGAAGCCCGCAGCGGCAGTCAAGAAATCGGCAAAGAGTCCTAAAAAAGCCGCCAAGAGCCCCAAGAAGGTGCCGAAGAAGGCACCGGCAGCCAAGAAAGCCCCCGTTAAGAAGGCGGCAAAGCCCGCGGCCAAACCCAAGGCCAAGAAGGCAGCAGCGAAGAAGAAGTGA
- the LOC137108301 gene encoding histone H2A-like has translation MSGRGKGAGKTRAKAKTRSSRAGLQFPVGRVHRLLRKGNYAERVGAGAPVYLAAVLEYLTAEILELAGNAARDNKKTRIIPRHLQLAVRNDEELNKLLGGVTIAQGGVLPNIQAVLLPKKTEKPAKK, from the coding sequence ATGTCTGGACGTGGTAAAGGCGCCGGTAAGACTAGAGCCAAGGCAAAGACCCGCTCCTCCCGTGCTGGGCTCCAGTTCCCAGTCGGTCGTGTCCACAGGCTGCTGCGCAAAGGCAACTATGCTGAGCGTGTTGGGGCCGGAGCTCCCGTCTACCTGGCGGCTGTTCTCGAGTACCTGACCGCTGAGATCCTGGAGCTGGCTGGAAACGCCGCCCGCGACAACAAGAAGACCAGGATCATCCCCCGTCACCTGCAGCTGGCTGTGCGCAACGACGAGGAGCTCAACAAGCTGCTGGGAGGAGTCACCATCGCTCAGGGCGGCGTGCTGCCCAACATCCAGGCGGTGCTGCTGCCCAAGAAGACCGAGAAACCCGCCAAGAAGTAA
- the LOC137108299 gene encoding histone H3 — protein sequence MARTKQTARKSTGGKAPRKQLATKAARKSAPATGGVKKPHRYRPGTVALREIRRYQKSTELLIRKLPFQRLVREIAQDFKTDLRFQSSAVMALQEASEAYLVGLFEDTNLCAIHAKRVTIMPKDIQLARRIRGERA from the coding sequence ATGGCAAGAACTAAGCAGACCGCCCGTAAATCCACCGGAGGCAAAGCTCCCAGGAAGCAGTTGGCCACCAAAGCCGCCCGGAAGAGCGCTCCGGCCACCGGCGGAGTCAAGAAGCCCCACCGTTACAGGCCCGGTACCGTGGCTCTCCGAGAGATCCGTCGCTACCAGAAGTCCACCGAGCTGCTGATCCGCAAGCTGCCCTTCCAGCGCCTGGTCCGAGAAATCGCTCAGGACTTCAAGACCGACCTGCGCTTCCAGAGCTCCGCCGTCATGGCTCTCCAGGAGGCCAGCGAGGCTTATCTGGTGGGTCTGTTCGAAGACACCAATCTGTGCGCCATCCACGCCAAGAGGGTCACCATCATGCCCAAGGACATCCAGCTGGCCCGCCGCATCCGCGGAGAGAGGGCGTAA
- the LOC137108254 gene encoding uncharacterized protein isoform X1: MEGIDDYYVWQRRIYHGIRCQKVSLPFPESVKIGLEFNAALEREEKLDQHLLTNAVMLEICEFAKTVTRSEKYFLFEILEFNFDLGVDADNDMQSYEYATRVHNKIKQLKDATKLRPHKWAETFPLPDPDIIKASTESEVPKRYYPKRNKITDISLLTDGSKNRQSPENQKRASDRVTSSAFILKRKGGFRLKRTGEGYPFCKKTGVNLAVRPHEPPKHKLAPNLVTIGLMMELLDFSRALCGTHKQMVNDIVKQNFGLELDKIMFHIQLNKLIEKKNACLTPEDKDTFRKEMFQVQYKKREQKYKKRKNPDTDFNDLEKLTVASKRRETLRHRDSDAQEIWQDSDLSYMCPVDFETEMQSGAEAETEKNDLESLSGTAVETKLSVSLDAQKEEEKEAFRFPAQPQTISNNYHLKDRSPKTKGGLFSEDKIGDKKVKTAKQKLWMRRAARCKQLLRLSRVNDLFAHCREIGLDFNVGSGNKQNLDLQLLTNWVLLEVFKFATAMTKSLRSFLFDILGNNFHLSFHDDTHLRNFIYYIITKEKVLQTHPDRKKAKFLSSPFQFPKVYNIVDVTSYSQTELELEQKQQENWDLSGSGTSHQKQVKRHPYCRKLGVNLWSSKELPENKKLDLTALTTGAVLEIFSFTRELCGSVREIVNDVLEHNFDVHLQGRTSEAARVMKKWYVTQKSLMKKQSMSPKINRWLNMVVPLNSQSQFKTHSGPVDLDTEDVKLDTTKEALTLNTPQYTEISRYHICKKIGLDLEIDSKSQTKTKLDLEVLTRGVLFEVHQYVEQNCNRYVPALYEILEYNFDLSSQSHRKVEFAWSIASQVIAMVGKNGRKEGYLSKVFELPMEFSECPQIVCKEEQEDSFDEPDFSDEDDIVFVRKLQPVDLESLDKPSHLSADLLEGPYPHFGNH, from the exons ATGGAAGGCATAGATGACTACTACGTTTGGCAGCGACGCATTTACCATGGGATTAGGTGTCAGAAAGTTTCACTCCCCTTCCCAGAGTCAGTTAAAATTGGTTTGGAGTTCAATGCTGCGTTGGAAAGGGAAGAAAAGTTAGATCAACATCTGCTGACGAATGCTGTTATGCTGGAGATTTGTGAATTTGCCAAAACTGTGACCAGGTCTGAgaagtattttttgtttgaaatactAGAGTTCAACTTTGACCTTGGCGTGGATGCTGATAATGACATGCAGTCCTATGAGTATGCAACACGtgttcataataaaataaagcagcttAAGGATGCAACGAAGCTGAGACCTCATAAATGGGCAGAAACATTTCCACTACCTGACCCAGACATTATAAAGGCATCCACAGAGTCCGAGGTGCCTAAACGATACTACCCTAAAAGGAACAAAATCACAGATATTTCACTCCTCACTGATGGCAGCAAGAACAGACAGTCTCCAGAAAACCAGAAGAGAGCGAGTGATAGAGTCACAAGCAGTGCGttcattttaaagagaaaaggaggattTCGGTTAAAACGAACAGGTGAAGGTTACCCTTTCTGTAAAAAAACTGGTGTGAATCTAGCTGTTCGACCACATGAACCGCCCAAACACAAACTAGCGCCAAATCTTGTGACCATCGGTCTGATGATGGAGCTTCTTGACTTTTCTAGAGCACTTTGTGGAACACACAAGCAGATGGTTAATGACATAGTCAAGCAAAACTTTGGCCTGGAGTTGGACAAAATTATGTTTCATATACAGTTGAACAAACTTATTGAGAAGAAAAACGCCTGCCTAACGCCCGAAGACAAGGACACTTTCCGAAAGGAGATGTTTCAAGTCCAGTACAAAAAACGTGAACAGAagtataaaaagagaaaaaacccTGACACTGATTTCAACGACCTGGAAAAGCTAACTGTGGCAAGTAAGAGAAGGGAAACACTGAGGCACAGGGACAGTGATGCCCAAGAAATCTGGCAGGACTCTGATCTGTCATACATGTGTCCAGTTGATTTTGAGACAGAAATGCAGTCGGGTGCAGAGGccgaaacagaaaaaaatgatctTGAAAGTTTGTCAGGAACAGCTGTCGAAACAAAATTGTCAGTGTCATTGGAtgcacaaaaagaagaagagaaagaagctTTCCGCTTTCCAGCGCAGCCTCAGACCATCAGCAACAACTATCATCTAAAGGACAGGAGTCCTAAAACAAAGGGTGGTCTGTTTTCTGAAGACAAAATCGgggacaaaaaagtaaaaacggCAAAGCAGAAACTATGGATGAGGCGTGCTGCTCGCTGTAAACAACTCCTGAGGTTGAGCAGAGTGAACGACTTGTTTGCTCACTGTAGAGAAATAGGTTTAGACTTTAATGTCGGTTCAGGCAACAAACAGAACTTGGATCTACAATTACTCACCAACTGGGTTTTATTagaagtttttaaatttgcaacTGCAATGACAAAGAGCCTACGCAGTTTCTTATTTGACATTCTAGGGAACAACTTTCACCTTTCTTTCCACGATGACACGCATCTGcgcaattttatttattacatcataacaaaagaaaaggttCTTCAGACCCACCCTGATAGGAAGAAAGCAAAGTTTCTCAGTAGTCCCTTTCAGTTTCCTAAGGTTTACAACATAGTTGATGTGACCAGTTATTCCCAAACTGAACTGGAACTtgaacaaaagcagcaggagaACTGGGATTTGTCAGGTTCAGGTACAAGCCATCAGAAACAGGTGAAGCGTCACCCGTACTGTAGAAAGTTGGGTGTAAACCTTTGGTCGTCAAAAGAACTTCCAGAAAACAAGAAGCTTGATTTGACTGCTCTCACCACGGGCGCTGTTCTTGAAATTTTTAGCTTCACCAGAGAGCTGTGTGGGTCAGTCCGTGAGATTGTTAATGATGTGCTTGAACACAATTTTGATGTGCATCTGCAAGGTAGGACAAGCGAGGCCGCACGGGTGATGAAAAAATGGTATGTGACACAGAAAAGTTTAATGAAAAAGCAAAGCATGTCACCAAAGATAAACAGGTGGCTGAATATGGTCGTCCCACTCAACAGTCAATCACAGTTCAAAACTCACAGTGGTCCAGTGGATCTGGATACAGAAGACGTAAAGCTTGACACAACAAAAGAAGCTTTGACTCTGAACACGCCACAGTACACAGAGATCAGCAGGTATCACATCTGTAAGAAAATAGGGCTGGACCTTGAGATCGACTCAAAATcgcaaaccaaaacaaaactggatTTAGAAGTGCTGACCAGGGGAGTTCTTTTTGAGGTGCACCAATATGTAGAACAAAACTGCAACAGATATGTTCCTGCTCTGTATGAGATTCTGGAGTACAACTTTGATCTGAGCTCCCAGAGCCACCGGAAGGTGGAGTTCGCTTGGTCCATTGCCTCTCAGGTGATAGCCATGGTGGGTAAAAATGGCAGGAAGGAGGGTTATCTCAGCAAAGTGTTTGAGTTGCCCATGGAGTTCTCTGAGTGTCCACAGATCGTCTGTAAAGAAGAGCAAGAGGACAGCTTTGACGAGCCGGACTTTAGTGATGAGGACGACATCGTGTTTGTCCGAAAACTACAACCTGTTGACCTTGAG TCACTTGACAAACCCTCACATTTATCTGCTGACCTGTTGGAGGGGCCCTACCCCCACTTTGGGAACCACTGA
- the LOC137108254 gene encoding uncharacterized protein isoform X2 has product MEGIDDYYVWQRRIYHGIRCQKVSLPFPESVKIGLEFNAALEREEKLDQHLLTNAVMLEICEFAKTVTRSEKYFLFEILEFNFDLGVDADNDMQSYEYATRVHNKIKQLKDATKLRPHKWAETFPLPDPDIIKASTESEVPKRYYPKRNKITDISLLTDGSKNRQSPENQKRASDRVTSSAFILKRKGGFRLKRTGEGYPFCKKTGVNLAVRPHEPPKHKLAPNLVTIGLMMELLDFSRALCGTHKQMVNDIVKQNFGLELDKIMFHIQLNKLIEKKNACLTPEDKDTFRKEMFQVQYKKREQKYKKRKNPDTDFNDLEKLTVASKRRETLRHRDSDAQEIWQDSDLSYMCPVDFETEMQSGAEAETEKNDLESLSGTAVETKLSVSLDAQKEEEKEAFRFPAQPQTISNNYHLKDRSPKTKGGLFSEDKIGDKKVKTAKQKLWMRRAARCKQLLRLSRVNDLFAHCREIGLDFNVGSGNKQNLDLQLLTNWVLLEVFKFATAMTKSLRSFLFDILGNNFHLSFHDDTHLRNFIYYIITKEKVLQTHPDRKKAKFLSSPFQFPKVYNIVDVTSYSQTELELEQKQQENWDLSGSGTSHQKQVKRHPYCRKLGVNLWSSKELPENKKLDLTALTTGAVLEIFSFTRELCGSVREIVNDVLEHNFDVHLQGRTSEAARVMKKWYVTQKSLMKKQSMSPKINRWLNMVVPLNSQSQFKTHSGPVDLDTEDVKLDTTKEALTLNTPQYTEISRYHICKKIGLDLEIDSKSQTKTKLDLEVLTRGVLFEVHQYVEQNCNRYVPALYEILEYNFDLSSQSHRKVEFAWSIASQVIAMVGKNGRKEGYLSKVFELPMEFSECPQIVCKEEQEDSFDEPDFSDEDDIVFVRKLQPVDLEVELE; this is encoded by the coding sequence ATGGAAGGCATAGATGACTACTACGTTTGGCAGCGACGCATTTACCATGGGATTAGGTGTCAGAAAGTTTCACTCCCCTTCCCAGAGTCAGTTAAAATTGGTTTGGAGTTCAATGCTGCGTTGGAAAGGGAAGAAAAGTTAGATCAACATCTGCTGACGAATGCTGTTATGCTGGAGATTTGTGAATTTGCCAAAACTGTGACCAGGTCTGAgaagtattttttgtttgaaatactAGAGTTCAACTTTGACCTTGGCGTGGATGCTGATAATGACATGCAGTCCTATGAGTATGCAACACGtgttcataataaaataaagcagcttAAGGATGCAACGAAGCTGAGACCTCATAAATGGGCAGAAACATTTCCACTACCTGACCCAGACATTATAAAGGCATCCACAGAGTCCGAGGTGCCTAAACGATACTACCCTAAAAGGAACAAAATCACAGATATTTCACTCCTCACTGATGGCAGCAAGAACAGACAGTCTCCAGAAAACCAGAAGAGAGCGAGTGATAGAGTCACAAGCAGTGCGttcattttaaagagaaaaggaggattTCGGTTAAAACGAACAGGTGAAGGTTACCCTTTCTGTAAAAAAACTGGTGTGAATCTAGCTGTTCGACCACATGAACCGCCCAAACACAAACTAGCGCCAAATCTTGTGACCATCGGTCTGATGATGGAGCTTCTTGACTTTTCTAGAGCACTTTGTGGAACACACAAGCAGATGGTTAATGACATAGTCAAGCAAAACTTTGGCCTGGAGTTGGACAAAATTATGTTTCATATACAGTTGAACAAACTTATTGAGAAGAAAAACGCCTGCCTAACGCCCGAAGACAAGGACACTTTCCGAAAGGAGATGTTTCAAGTCCAGTACAAAAAACGTGAACAGAagtataaaaagagaaaaaacccTGACACTGATTTCAACGACCTGGAAAAGCTAACTGTGGCAAGTAAGAGAAGGGAAACACTGAGGCACAGGGACAGTGATGCCCAAGAAATCTGGCAGGACTCTGATCTGTCATACATGTGTCCAGTTGATTTTGAGACAGAAATGCAGTCGGGTGCAGAGGccgaaacagaaaaaaatgatctTGAAAGTTTGTCAGGAACAGCTGTCGAAACAAAATTGTCAGTGTCATTGGAtgcacaaaaagaagaagagaaagaagctTTCCGCTTTCCAGCGCAGCCTCAGACCATCAGCAACAACTATCATCTAAAGGACAGGAGTCCTAAAACAAAGGGTGGTCTGTTTTCTGAAGACAAAATCGgggacaaaaaagtaaaaacggCAAAGCAGAAACTATGGATGAGGCGTGCTGCTCGCTGTAAACAACTCCTGAGGTTGAGCAGAGTGAACGACTTGTTTGCTCACTGTAGAGAAATAGGTTTAGACTTTAATGTCGGTTCAGGCAACAAACAGAACTTGGATCTACAATTACTCACCAACTGGGTTTTATTagaagtttttaaatttgcaacTGCAATGACAAAGAGCCTACGCAGTTTCTTATTTGACATTCTAGGGAACAACTTTCACCTTTCTTTCCACGATGACACGCATCTGcgcaattttatttattacatcataacaaaagaaaaggttCTTCAGACCCACCCTGATAGGAAGAAAGCAAAGTTTCTCAGTAGTCCCTTTCAGTTTCCTAAGGTTTACAACATAGTTGATGTGACCAGTTATTCCCAAACTGAACTGGAACTtgaacaaaagcagcaggagaACTGGGATTTGTCAGGTTCAGGTACAAGCCATCAGAAACAGGTGAAGCGTCACCCGTACTGTAGAAAGTTGGGTGTAAACCTTTGGTCGTCAAAAGAACTTCCAGAAAACAAGAAGCTTGATTTGACTGCTCTCACCACGGGCGCTGTTCTTGAAATTTTTAGCTTCACCAGAGAGCTGTGTGGGTCAGTCCGTGAGATTGTTAATGATGTGCTTGAACACAATTTTGATGTGCATCTGCAAGGTAGGACAAGCGAGGCCGCACGGGTGATGAAAAAATGGTATGTGACACAGAAAAGTTTAATGAAAAAGCAAAGCATGTCACCAAAGATAAACAGGTGGCTGAATATGGTCGTCCCACTCAACAGTCAATCACAGTTCAAAACTCACAGTGGTCCAGTGGATCTGGATACAGAAGACGTAAAGCTTGACACAACAAAAGAAGCTTTGACTCTGAACACGCCACAGTACACAGAGATCAGCAGGTATCACATCTGTAAGAAAATAGGGCTGGACCTTGAGATCGACTCAAAATcgcaaaccaaaacaaaactggatTTAGAAGTGCTGACCAGGGGAGTTCTTTTTGAGGTGCACCAATATGTAGAACAAAACTGCAACAGATATGTTCCTGCTCTGTATGAGATTCTGGAGTACAACTTTGATCTGAGCTCCCAGAGCCACCGGAAGGTGGAGTTCGCTTGGTCCATTGCCTCTCAGGTGATAGCCATGGTGGGTAAAAATGGCAGGAAGGAGGGTTATCTCAGCAAAGTGTTTGAGTTGCCCATGGAGTTCTCTGAGTGTCCACAGATCGTCTGTAAAGAAGAGCAAGAGGACAGCTTTGACGAGCCGGACTTTAGTGATGAGGACGACATCGTGTTTGTCCGAAAACTACAACCTGTTGACCTTGAGGTAGAGTTGGAATAG